The following proteins are encoded in a genomic region of Fusarium oxysporum f. sp. lycopersici 4287 chromosome 1, whole genome shotgun sequence:
- a CDS encoding DNA mismatch repair protein MSH5 (At least one base has a quality score < 10), which translates to MPRTPGSSASSSSRRGRGRGGRGWRGRTYNRRNSGGLSSRGGSTRSRARNPSSSIRFSSVSQNQGQYSDPQEPQTLNANTRARSSSEPIQHEVVMAIDLRENSTIGCAYFSTTDGILHVSEDIATASLDIAEQFLIHIQPTSLLVSARASASFRDHLEKITASEGASKGVIFRGLQSSEFSIETAHERLVNLDSQALSATGIVFSTGIEEDGSEESIPGLSQPESQAFRQLRYGGCINMNSQVSVGCAGALLGDILRRRPADFLPDGQVAGVLFRVVDIRMFSLNTYMYVSTDALLSLQILQTELHPNSQAWGPDANKSNSKESLSVYGLFHHLACTPQGRAQLRQLFLRPLLDLDIISERQRTITVLLQPDNADKLAQLTSTLRKIRNMRTTLAQLRKGIEFPSAGHSFDRGVWATIQKFTAQALTLRDTIGLFNGGSDIVIFKKLIHTLEPASLVVVGDMINKTIDFEQSKARHRSSVRTGIDPQLDELKRRYDGMDSFLTEVVNQLNRELPQWARKHVRSCIFLPQIGFLTVVESNRLTGNGQYEGEGTAVGAWEKLFTADGAVCYKNSYMRELDEEYGDMYCQIGDREVEIIHGLAGKVLEHEEPLLLASDMCGEFDAILALALGAEKYDWHAPQMVEASIIHIEEGRHPLQELVVPAFIPNPCHLFTGTSNITAVQDGSPQALVLTGPNHSGKSVYLKQTAIIVYLAHIGSFVPAVQATIGLTESILTCISPRESMSGGESSFARDMKQAALSMKSSTPRSLVLVDEFGKGTNGDDGAGLLAALLDYYLSLGPECPRLLAATHFHEVFECGYLENHNGLRIAHMNVRMDWNASLVDDQVTFLFNLEYGHSTSSFGGRCAALNGVPSAVVERAENISKLLARNEDLSAICARLSRAEEVQLGKAEMTARLFVSETFGDQDEANSNREEHTRGSIIEVLEDILSPGI; encoded by the exons ATGCCCAGGACGCCAGGCTCGAGTGCTTCTAGCTCGAGTCGTCgtggccgaggccgaggaggtaGAGGTTGGAGAGGCCGCACTTATAACCGCAGAAACAGTGGCGGTTTGTCCTCCAGGGGTGGCTCAACACGGTCGCGAGCTCGCaatccttcttcatcaatccGCTTCAGTTCTGTTTCTCAGAACCAAGGACAATATTCAGATCCACAAGAACCGCAGACGCTCAATGCCAACACTCGTGCTCGAAGCAGCAGTGAGCCCATTCAACATGAAGTTGTCATGGCCATCGATCTCAGGGAGAATTCCACCATTGGGTGCGCATATTTCTCAACTACTGACGGGATTCTACATGTATCTGAGGACATTGCCACGGCTTCACTCGACATTGCGGAGCAATTCCTTATCCATATCCAACCAACCAGTCTTCTTGTATCTGCAAGAGCATCTGCCAGTTTCCGCGACCATCTGGAGAAGATCACTGCGTCAGAAG GTGCCTCAAAAGGGGTCATTTTCCGCGGCTTGCAGTCGTCAGAGTTCTCAATCGAAACGGCACACGAACGACTTGTCAACCTCGATTCTCAAGCTTTATCTGCGACTGGCATTGTATTCTCCACAGGGATTGAAGAGGATGGAAGTGAAGAATCCATACCGGGTCTTTCCCAGCCCGAGTCGCAGGCATTCCGTCAACTTCGCTATGGAGGCTGCATAAACATGAATAGCCAGGTATCA GTAGGATGTGCTGGTGCTTTACTTGGCGATATTCTTCGTCGACGACCCGCTGATTTTCTCCCTGATGGACAAGTTGCCGGAGTTCTCTTTCGTGTTGTTGACATCCGCATGTTTTCCCTTAATACTTACATGTATGTCAGTACTGACGCTCTCTTGTCACTGCAAATTCTGCAGACCGAATTGCACCCCAATAGCCAAGCGTGGGGACCAGATGCGAACAAGAGCAATTCGAAAGAAAGTCTTTCAGTATATGGACTGTTCCATCACCTGGCTTGTACCCCTCAAGGTCGTGCACAACTACGCCAACTCTTCCTTCGACCCCTGTTGGACCTCGACATCATTTCGGAGAGGCAGAGGACCATCACAGTATTGCTTCAACCAGACAACGCCGACAAACTTGCACAATTGACTTCGACCCTACGCAAAATTCGAAACATGCGCACCACGCTAGCGCAGTTGCGAAAAGGCATTGAGTTTCCCTCCGCTGGTCATTCTTTCGATAGGGGCGTATGGGCAACAATCCAGAAGTTCACCGCCCAAGCTCTGACTCTCAGAGACACGATAGGCTTGTTTAATGGAGGCTCTGATATAGTGATCTTCAAGAAA CTCATTCATACTCTCGAACCGGCCAGCTTAGTAGTTGTTGGAGACATGATCAACAAGACAATCGATTTTGAACAGTCCAAGGCACGACACAGATCCTCCGTCAGAACCGGAATTGATCCTCAACTTGACGAACTCAAAAGACGGTATGACGGGATGGACAGCTTCCTGACAGAAGTTGTCAACCAACTCAATAGGGAGTTACCACAATGGGCACGCAAGCATGTTCGATCGTGCATCTTTCTGCCACAAATAGGTTTTCTCACAGTGGTGGAATCAAATCGCCTGACAGGTAACGGGCAATATGAAGGAGAGGGGACAGCTGTTGGAGCCTGGGAAAAGTTGTTTACTGCGGACGGTGCAGTGTGCTACAAAAACAGCTACATGAGAGAGTTAGACGAGGAATATGGGGACATGTATTGCCAGATTGGAG ATCGGGAGGTAGAGATTATACATGGTCTTGCAGGTAAAGTTTTGGAGCACGAGGAGCCTCTCTTGCTCGCCTCAGACATGTGTGGTGAGTTTGATGCAATACTTGCCCTTGCGCTTGGTGCCGAAAAGTACGATTGGCATGCACCACAAATGGTGGAAGCAAGCATTATTCACATCGAGGAAGGCCGCCATCCTCTACAAGAACTTGTTGTGCCAGCCTTTATCCCAAATCCCTGCCATCTCTTTACAGGGACATCAAACATAACGGCGGTCCAAGACGGCTCTCCTCAGGCTCTGGTCCTGACTGGGCCAAATCACTCTGGAAAGAGCGTCTATCTCAAACAAACAGCTATAATTGTGTATCTTGCCCACATCGGCAGTTTTGTGCCGGCAGTTCAGGCAACAATTGGGCTCACAGAAAGCATCTTGACCTGTATATCTCCTAGGGAAAGCATGTCTGGAGGCGAGAGCTCTTTTGCAAGGGACATGAAACAAGCTGCGCTATCAATGAAATCATCAACACCTAGAAGCCTCGTCTTGGTAGATGAGTTCGGGAAAGGGAccaatggcgatgatggtgccGGACTGCTAGCCGCGTTACTGGACTACTACCTATCTCTCGGGCCCGAGTGCCCTCGTCTACTTGCTGCTACACACTTTCATGAAGTTTTCGAGTGCGGGTATTTGGAAAATCACAATGGGTTACGCATTGCGCACATGAACGTCAGAATGGACTGGAATGCATCACTTGTTGATGATCAAGTGACctttctcttcaaccttgaGTATGGTCATAGCACGTCGAGTTTTGGAGGCAGATGTGCAGCTTTGAATGGGGTGCCAAGCGCAGTGGTTGAACGTGCAGAAAACATTTCAAAGTTGCTGGCCCGAAACGAAGACCTGAGTGCGATTTGTGCCCGCCTTTCTCGAGCAGAGGAAGTCCAGCTTGGGAAGGCAGAGATGACTGCGCGGCTTTTTGTAAGCGAGACCTTCGGCGACCAAGATGAGGCCAACTCGAACCGGGAAGAACATACGAGGGGCTCTATTATTGAGGTATTGGAGGATATACTATCGCCTGGTATTTGA